The nucleotide window CTGATCTGACCGCTGCATCGAGCGCTACGACCGGGACGCTGCCCGCAGGTAAATATGAGTATGTAGCTGAATATGGTAGTGATATGACAGGCTACAGTGGACTTGTCGCAATTAGCAATATTGTCACTCTCTCTGCAGCAGCCAGTATTCAGGTCAGTGGATGGTCGACCACTGTGCCGGAAAAGGATGTTGATTGGCTTAAGATATACAGGTCGTATGATGACAACTCAGGCTCTGGATTCGATACGCCGAAGCTCGTAAACAAGATTGCGCGAGCAGATATCTACACCGCTTTGACGCTGCCTGCGAACTGGACAGACACCGGTGTCACTGCGGATTCTGGCAATCCATTAGGTAGTGACTCAGATCTGCGTTCCCGACCTGGTGCGATATCCAATCTGATATATTTCAATGACCGGCTGTATGGTTTCGATGGCGCTGACCTGGTGGCGTCTACGCTGGGTTATTACGAGTATTTTCCTACCGAGCAATGGAGCGCAACATCTTCATCGACTATCAATACGAATATCGGTTTGCGTGTGCCGATAGGCTCCGGCACTCACGACCCTATTGTGGCTATCGTGCCGGAAGATGGCGCATATGAGACAACAGGTATCAAGGGTAGTGATCTCCTGCTTCTGCTCCGTAATCGTGCTGTCAGATGGTTCGGTGTCAATCTGGATGATTTTGACCGCGAACCGGCCTTTGCCGAAGGTGGAATATCACAAGATTTTGCAATGAATGCCGGTGGTATGATCGTGTTCGGCTCGGATCATCACGTATTTGTGATGGCCTCAGGCAGCAATGCTCCGAACGCGGTGGAGGGTCGTCGATGGAGTCATGGACTGCCGGTAGGTGCGGATACACTCAAGAGGTGGAAGTGCGCATATTGGAACGGCTGGTATCTCTTCCTTGGAACTGAAACTGAGGGTTCAGACCCCGATACATTCTATATGTTTAACGTCGCCAAAGGCACCTGGACAAGTGTTCCCGGCAATTACCTTGATATATTCGTGCCAAGCAACGACCCTACTCGCAATGTGCTGGTTTCAGACGCAAATGGCAATGTTTATGATCTCTTTGCCTCAGCTACCGCGCAGAGTATAGAATACAAGACTGGTCGACTTTCTCTGGAGTCATCTGCAGATGAGATTGTAGACGTTAAGCATATGCGCTTGGTGCGGATGTTCGTGCGTCCTGCAACTGCCAGTGACGTTGATCTGACTATTACGACTTTAGGTGATAATGCAAGCAGCACTTCATCAAAAACTGTTACCGTGCCAAAAGGAACTGATCGGGTTTTAATAAAGGTTGAAGTTCCTATGGACGCAGTAAACCCGGCGCTTAAGATCACATCGGATACTGCTGTCTGGCCTTTTCAGATAGATATGTGCAATGTCGAATGCGCAGATCCACACGGTGACGGAACGGGGGTGAAGTAGATGGGATTGTGGGGAAGCATCAAGAACACTGTAAAGAAAATTGCGAGTCCAGTGCTTACAGTCGCCGGTATTGCTACGGGCAATCCTCTTCTGACTAAGGCGGGTCTTGCTGCTGGAACACTATCTGCTCTTAGTTCAAGTGGTTCCGGTGGGACTACTTCAAGCAGCACTGATCCCAATGCAGTGCTGCAAGGCTATGTCACTCAGATGGCTGACAACAAGCAGGGCTATTCCAATCTATACAACATACGCAATAACCAGTTAGGTGCGGTCGCGAGTGATCTACTTGGCTATGTGAACGGGGATAGCTCCAATACAAACGGCAGTGCGCCTGCTACGTTGTATGTGCCTACTTCTGACGAAGTGCTGTCGACTCGTCCAGAGCTGAAAACCTATGAGGGTTCCTTGGTTAATCCTACGAAGTCAGACTACACACTTAGTCCACGAATAGATACAACTACCGACCTGTCGAAAGCCACTGCGACTCCAACTTCATCGGCTAATACCAACTTAGGGAAGCTCGGGCAGGTTGCCACGTATGACTCATCCGGTATGCCGAGTGCTGATACTTTACTTGGTGTGCTGAATGACACTCCAGACCCTGACCAGATAGAGTCCAAAGTTGTCAGGGCTTATAACCAAATCAATGACACTGACCTGAATAAGGAAGTAGCAGATCAGCAAGCAGAGCTGGACGCTGATGCAGCTCGCAGAGGTCTTACAGGCTCAAATATCAGCAATAGTGCAAAGATAGGGCTTCGCAACTGGCAACGTTCTACAGGCGCGGAACAGGGTGCTGAAGGTGTCCTTGCCGGTATAAATGCCGCTGCGAATGCACGATCTGAGCGAACGTCTAACGCTGAGGCCGCAGATACTGCTCAAATGAACCGTTATGAGCTTGCTCAGGACTTGGCTTCGAAGAATCGGGAAGCACAGGAGAACTATGCCAATTCTCTTGATACGCAGGATACGAACCTGCGCCAAGAGGCAATCGATAGAATGCTCAAACAGCAGGAGGCTAATCTTGCTGAGAATCAGGATCGCAAAACACAAGACCAGTCACAATCTGATCTCAATAGAGAGTATTGGAACGATGTAAACAATACTACCGGTCAGAACCGGGATTGGTTCAACGAGGATCAGAGTGCAAAGGATTCCCGTTGGTTGAGCGATGAAGCAATAGCGTCCGACCTGCACAACGAAAAGACTCAGAATATGTGGAATGCGCTCAATTGGCTCAGCAGCGATACTAACCGATTAGGTGAGGCTGCTGACCTGACACCACTTATAAATGCTGAGAACGGTGTCATATCTAATAATAACCAGGCTTCACAGATTGCATCGCAGAATAGTGCCAACAAGAATAACTTGTGGGCTGCCCTGTTGAGTGCTGCCGGAACAGCTTATGGAGCATACAAGGGGGCAAAGTCATAATGAGCAACACCGGATTATCTATAACGGCAGGACTCCTTCAGGGAGTCGGCAACTATTATGATGCTCTCAATCAGGGTCGTCGGCAGAAACGTCAAGACAAAGAGGATAAGGAAGACCGGGACTATACGATTACGGAACGCAAGAAGAAAGACCTGTCCGATCTTGCTGCCAACTTTGATGACGTCAATTGGCAACTCTCCACGACGCCCGAGCAGCAGCAGACAGCACTTCAGCAATATAACGCAGGCGCGGCAGAAGTAGGTCTGCCTCAACGTCAGATACGTGATCTTGTTCCCGATGCTATGCTCAACGATGTGATGAAGTTGAAGCAGGCTGGGTATTGTGCTGATCAAACAAAAGTCTTCCTGGCAAAGACATATGGCAATGATCGGCTTCAACAGTTCCTGGGCGGGCAGATGATGCCAAGCGTTCCTCAGTCACAGCAAAATCCAGCAACTGCGAGTGATCTTGCCAATGCTTCTACACAACAGGCTCCGGCGAGTGCCGCTGCACCTGGTACGCAGGTTTCCACTCCCCAATATCCTGCATATCTTAGCTCGAACTATCTGGGCGGTTTGGATACCGGATCGATGCAAGACAATCAGGCCGCTCCTACGTCTGCTGTGGCCGGTAGCACTGAAGAGGTAGGTCAACAGCCATCAGATGCAACGGTATCGTCTGACACGTTGTCTACATTGTTCACTCCATTGAGCAATTCCAAGACTGTGACGGCAGATAGAAAAATGCTGGGAAGTGCTATCGTAAATGGCACGATGTCCAACAAAGATGCTGTCGGCTGGTGGAGTAAGAATCATCCTGATATTCAGACACCTGACGAACTGTTTTTACTCAAACCGAAGCCGTCTGTGACGAACCAAGTCAACAAGTTTTCGGCAGAGGATAAGAAAGATGCTCGCAAGTATTATCGTCAAATGCGACAACAGGCTATGCAGGGTAAGGTTTCAAAGGATGAATGGTATAGTGATCCTATCCTTAAGGTAAACAAGTTTCCTGGGCTTTCTTCTGCTGCGCAGTTATCCCAGGATAAGACTGAGCAGGCTATGACACTTGCGATGGCTGCAAGCGATAGGGCAAATGCTGCGGCTGATCGGGCGGCGGCGAGGGCTGCACGTGGCAGTGGTGACAGCCGGAGTGGAAACGGCAGCAAAAGCGGCGTTGGCGGATCATCCGCGTCTAAGATGTCCGCAAAAGACAGAGGTATGGCTCAAAGATATGGCTTCAGCAGCGCATCTATCAACGCCGCTCCGCAAGAGGTGCTAAATAATATCGGCGTGATGATGAGCAGAGGACAGATTAAGCATGGTAAAGCAGGAAACTACGTCACTCCTGCAGGTCGGAAGGCTGTTATGGCTGTAAATGCCAAGTATGGTGGCAAGTCTGTGTCTTCCGTGTCCACTTCATTTAGAACCCAGAGACCAGTGAATGAGATAAAATCCGCACTACAGGCGAATCCATCATATACGTGGGGCGAGTTCTGGTCTGACGTCCAGGCAGAGCATCCGGGTTGGAACAAAAAAGCCGTTTATGCAGTGTATCAGTCAGCCAAGCGAGGTCGGTAATGAGTCTATTAAGTCGGGCAAAAGCACGCAAGCAAACAGCTTCTAATGATGATGGAGGACTTGTTAAAAGGGCACGAGCCAGAGCGATACAGGAGAAAGGCGGCTCATCCACCAACTGGCAAGCAGTCGGGAACGGTTCTGCTTCTCATATATATGATCCAAATGAACGTTCGATGCGTATTATTGCGAATGCGGAGACTGTTCATAAGAATGCACGATCCAAGAAGCCATCCAAGTTCGAGCAACGTTTAGACCAGGCAACTGAAGCAAAGGCTGACAAGATACTCGGTAAGGACACACGACCCTTGAGAGTCGTTGAAACGCCCACACAAACTGCTGTTCGTGAAGCAATGCCAGATGTCGTGCCCGTGCCAAAAAGTACACTCGGAGAAAGCCAGAAAACACAAATCGGCAAGATCGGCGATAGGCTTATGCAGCATCCTGACGAAGTAGATGCAAAGATCGCCGCAGCAAATCTTGATGATGAATCGAAACAATATCTTTCGCAATATATACAAGGTGCGCAGATGCTTGCAGAGCCGTCCAGCCGTGATGTTCTGATTCAGGGCATATTGGGCATTCCAGGCTTAAACTTGGTTCCAGCGGTAGGCAAAGCCGGAGAAGCTGTCATAGGCACAATCGAAAAGGGTGTAAGTAATCCCGTCGCCCGGCTTGCTGCCAAGACTGGTGTGAGAGCGGTTCAAGGTGGTATAGAAGGTGCTGTCGCCAGTGAAGCGGCCAGCATCCCTGATGCCATAGAACATCCGAGAGAGTGGATTAAAGCACAGCCTCAGATAGTTGGTGGCGGCGCTCTTATGGGTGCTGCCGGTCATGCTATACTCCGGCCTATATTGGAAAGTATCGAGAATGCGCCTAAGAAAATATCTGATGCCAAAACACGAGCGATTCTATCTGACGCGGTTATAAAGGCTGAACAAGGTGATAACGTAGCATCCGCCGAGCGTTTCAATGAGGGCCTTAATCGTATTCACGAATACAAGAACCTGCCCGAAGATCAGAAAACTAATGTATTTGGAAAGATCATCAATCGGCTTGGTGAGATGTCCAAATCGCGGGAAGCAGTTACCAAAATTCCAGAGAGCGCGGAACCAGAAGCCAATACCGCTCCTGAGCAGGTGGAAACTGGCACACCTCATGTGTCTCCTACACTGGGTATTGTCGAGCCTACAAAGGTTGTCGGCAAGGATGTTATCGCAAAAACTGAGCGAGGAACATACGTCAATATTCCTGCGGATCAGTTTGACGGCGTTCCCGTGCATCAGCAGGAAGTCACCCCAGCTCCTGAGCCCGCCGCGCAGGAAGTTCCTCAGTCTCCGACTGATCGTAGGATAAATATACTTTCTAACTGGTTCAACAAACTTGATGAGGCTAATGCTGACCCTGCGAAGTTCCAAGAAGTAAGTCATGAAGTCCGTCGCGTCTGGGATGCTACAAACGCCAAGCTGCAGAAGTATTATGATGCTGAGCCTGCGCTGCTGGAAGAGTCTACCCACTATCCCGAAATGACACCGGAACAACAGCAGGCATTCAAGGCTAAGTATGATGCCTTTTATGAGAACCGAAACAACATGGAGAATATGGTTGAACAGATGCAGGCGCATCCTGTAGTGCAAAAGTTGCAAGCGTTGGATGCTGAGCAGGCACAACAGGATGCAATCAAGCAGGCTGCTGAGGATGTCAAAGAGCAGAATCGACAGGCCTACCAGTTCGGCGCTCCCAGCAAGTCAGATGTGCCGGTTTTCTCTAAGAATGATTCGACCGGCGTGATAGGGAAGACCCGCCTGAAAGGTTATGACTGGAATGAGGTCGCCGATTCGCTTGGCATGACCAAAGAGCAGATAGGCGATATCATACAAAAGAATGCTCCCAAGATACCGGCGTTCGATAATCGTCGTTATGGAAACGAAGTCACGGGTTGGCGTAGACCTGGGGAACCTACATCCGACTTCATGACTGTAGAAGAGGCGAAAGTGTTGTCTAGAGCACTTGGCCTTAAGATAAATACCAAGGGAGCAGAACCCACAGCTCCTGTTGCCACGATAAAGCAAACTTCGGCAGTTACACCGGAATCGGAGGTTACAAATGATACGCAAAACACCGAAAGGTTACAAGGTGGTCATTCACTCGGTCAAGAACCTGAGCAAGCCGAACTTGAGCAAGTTCCAAGCGGAGAGACTACTCCAGCAGGTGGAATGCTTCAAGCACCAGGGCAAGTAAAGCCGATTCCTGGTGTGGAAAAACACGTCGACCTAGCTAACCGGCTTACCACTAGACTTCATGAGGATAAGCCCATCGACTGGCGCGAACTGACTTCTATGGCCGATGACACGTTCGGTGGCACTGAGGCTGCGGGAACATACAATGCACGCGACAAGGCCGATGCTCTTGAGGCCGCAGTCAATGCTCATATTCGGGAGAATGCTCCTGATATCATGAGTTGGCCACACGAGAAGGCTGTGACCTGGCTCGAACATCTGCAATCCAAACTGCCTACCCAAACAGCAAACGATAGGACAGAAACACAAGTGGAGTTGCAGCAGTTCAGCACTCCACCGGCAGAGGCATTTGCCGCTGCTAAGGCGTTGGGGGATATCAACGGAAAAACGGCGCTCGAACCGTCTGCTGGAACTGGAAACCTGGCTAATTTCCTGCGAATTGGTGGCGCGAAGGTTACAACAAACGAATACCCAGGTGAGGGTGGCAACGTGCGTGCCGGGCTTCTTGCTGCTCAGAATTATCCTGTTACACGGCAGGATGCGGAAATCCTGAACGCCTTGTCGCCGGAAAAATATGATGTGGTCTTAATGAATCCGCCTTTCTCTGCCACTGGTGGCAGGGTTAAGGCGCACAAAACAGCATTCGGTGCGAAGCACGTTGAAGCTGCTCTTGATATGCTGAAACCTGGCGGCCGCCTGGTCGCTATTGTGGGTCGTGGTATGGGCGATAACACTCCGACCTTCCACAAGTGGTTTGATGATATGAGCAAGCGATATGCTTACAGAGCAAACCTACTTGTTGACGGGTCTGCATACTCAAAATATGGCACGACATTCGACAACAGAATACTCGTGTTTGACAATACTGAGCCTTCAGGGTATAAAGAGACTGATCCACAATTGTTCTCTGACGAACCCCTGAGCGTTCAGGATGTAGCCGATAGGCTTAAGGAGTTAGGTAAGAATGGACCGGAAGTCACTGAAACAAGCAGTAGCGAAAGCGGATCTACACCTAAAGAGGTTGCAGGAAGCCAACCAACTGCCCCTAAACAAAGTTGCATACGAAATACTGAGCAAAAATCACTGGATGGAATATTACTTCCAGGGAAGTCTGATCTGGGTGAATCTGGCGTTCAAGGAGTGGCAGGAAGCAATGGTTCAGGAACAGTGGTTTCCGGACGATCTGGCAAACAACATATATCTGATGTGGTCGAGCGAGAAAGACCCGGTAAGGGCAACAACGGAAATCACGAAAGCACTTCAGGACGAGGGGTATCAACCGAAGGATCTTCTGGCAATGTCGGGGGACGAAGCAATGGTGACGTTGAGAGATCTGGCGATAGAACTGGCACGCAGCCAGATGTAAATGTCGAAGAACACGTAACTCGACAGACTGGCGGCGACAACTCCGTCGTTGAGAACAACGATACATTCCAGACCTACAAGGCCGAGATAGGCAACGGCAATCCGCATCCATCCAAACTTGTCGAGACAGGTTCTATGGGCGGCGTTAAGACTCCGCTTGTGAATCTGGATGATGAGAAAGTAAACTCATACATTCACTTCCCGCGAGAGATAATCAAGAAGGGAGCTTCCCGACTTTCCGACACTCAGCTTGAATTGGTCGTTCTGGCTGACTTTTGCCACAACCAGTTACTGCCGGATGGTTCCCGCAGAGGTTTCTTCATTGGCGATGGAACTGGTGTCGGCAAGGGGCGTGAGTCTGCTGGCATTATCACGAACAATTGGTATGCTGGGCACAGGCGTATTCTGTGGCTATCCGCGAACCACAATGAACTATATGACGCTGGCGTCCGCGACCTGACGGCAGTGGCCGGAAAGGACACAATCCCTGCCAAGAAGATCAGCGACTTTAAGGCTGGCACTCAGATAGATTTCCCCGAAGGCGTTGTCGTCTGTTCATACTCCACGTTTGCGAATAAACGGACGTCGCCTACGAGGTTTACGCAGATATTGGAGTGGCTGGAGCAGGGCAAGGGTGACCCTGTTATCATCTTCGATGAAGCTCATAAGGCTGCAAATGCTGTAACGAATAATGCGTTGCAAAAGTCGAGCCACATCGGAGAATCGGTCATTGATATACAGAACAAGTTACCCAATGCCCGCGTCACGTATATGACTGCCACCAGCGCTGACGATATAACCGACCTGGGTTATGCTGTGCGTTTGGGCTTGTGGGGTTCGGATACGGCTTTTAAGACATTTGACCAGTTCTCCGGCACGATTGACGCCGGTGGTATTGGTGCTATGGAGCTTGTGGCGCGTGAAATGAAGCAGATGGGCACATATGTTTCCCGTGTGCTGGCGTTCGAGCATCCTGATGGCAAGCCATTGAGTTATGGTGAATTGGTAGTAAAACCGACTCCAGAGATGATCCGGCAATACAATGAAGCGGCTGACACTTGGTCAAAGGCATTGGGGTTCGTTCAAAACCTTGTAAAAGAAAAGAAACTCGACAGCCGTGAGACTCGCACTTTTATGTCGCAATATTGGGGAGTTCACCAGAAGTTCTTTAAGTCTATGTTGACCGGCTTCCAGGTGCCCACCCTTATCGAAACGATAGAAAACGCCATGAGAGAGGGTAAGGCCCCTGTTATATCGATCGATTCCACTCACGAGGGTGAGACTATCGAGAAAGTGTCCGAAGGTCTTAAGGCTGGCCAGGAACTTGAGGATATAGACTTTGCAAGCTCTGACAGCCTTTTCAATTTGGTTAAATCGGGATTCCCAGTTCAACTCACTCAGCCTATGACTGATCCGCTTACCGGCAAGACAGAGAATGTGCCAGTATGGAAAAAGCCGGACGGCTCGACAGCGGTGGACAAGTATGGTAAGAAAGAGTGGGAACCGGTCATTGATCCGGAGAAAATACGGTTGCGTAAGCAGTTACTTGGCGGACTCGACTCACTGAGCGTGCCGGGCAATCCTCTGGATATGATTATAGACTACTTCGGTGCTGACAATGTGGCGGAAATATCTGGGCGTAGTCAAAGGCTTATCCGTAACCGCAAGACCGGCGCTTTGAACCTGGAACATCATTCACAGACGAACCGCAACCAGGAACTTAAAGACTTCCAAGAAGGCAAGCGCAAGATTGCCATATATACCCGCGCAGGTGAGCAGGGTATCGACCTTCATGCGGGCCGCAAGATGAAGAATCAAAAGCAGAGGTTACACATCGTCTTCGATATTGGATGGCAGACTAAAGGCACACTGCAGGGATTCGGCCGGACACATAGATCGGATGAGGTCATCGGCCCTGAGATATTGCTTATGGGCGTGGATATTGCGGGGTATAAGCGGTTCCTCTCGTCCCTGGCTTCCAAACTCTCTATGCTCGGCGCTCTGCAGCGTGGTGACAGGTCGTCGGCTGGCGCGGGGGAACTTGCCAAGTATGACTTCAACAGTCGCGAAGGTATGATGGCCGCTCGTGCTGCGCTTGCCTCATTGCCGAATGATACACTTAAGAAGATGGGGATTAGCGATAACCCGGAGAAGTGGCCTACGTCCCCGACAGGGCTACTCAAGCAGTTCTTTAACCGTATGATGGTTCTGCCGGTCAACGAGCAGAATGACTTATATAGAGCGTTTGAGATGTCGTTTGTAGATCAGATAAATGCGGCAAAGTTGGCCGGAACATATGACCAGACGGTCCAAGACATTAAGGCTGAGAAGATCAAGAAAGTATCTGAGCAGGTCATACGCACTGATCCCACCAGCGGCGCACAGACCAAATACTATCACCTGAACGCTACCGTCAAAAACAAGCGTGTGTCGTTTGCCGAATGTCAGAGAGAGTGGCGAGACCTTCTTGCAAACGGTCAAGCATCTTGGCGAGTTAACACCAAGGGCCGCGTGGGGATGTGCTATTGGCTCGATGTCCCAGTGCCTGGGACTACGGAGACACAGCGTAAGTATCTGGTTCGTGGGCCGAATGGCCGTTCCCGCGTTTTGAGTGTAAAGGCTTATGTAGAGAACTGGTCACCTGTTAAGCAAGATAAAGCAGAGGAGCTGTGGCAAAAACAACTTGATGAAATGCCTGCGACCCGGCAGGAACCGTATCACATTATTGCAGGTTTGACTCTGCCTATATATGATAGACTCGGCAATGCAAAAACCATCGTGAGGGTTCCACTCGACGGCGGCGAACGGATTGTCGGTACTATGCTTACCGGTGACAATGTAATGCAGACACTTCGGGAACTGGGGGTAGTCACTCAGGCTGATGCCGGTGATCCGGGATCAGTCTACAACGGTGCATTGTCGATGAATGCCAATGATACTATCCATCTGGCAGGCAAGCTCAGTCTTGTGCAGGGAATCTTCCGTGGTTCACCTGGAATCGAGATCAAGTATAATGGCGGTCTGGTCACTGATTCTGCGACACAGAGTCGGTTGACTGATATGGGCATTGTATCCGTTGGTGTATATGACAAGCGTTTGTTTGTGCCGTCCGCTGACGCAATGGCTAATCTATTGGATAAATACCCGGTGGTGGAATTGCCGAAGTCTATCAGCACAGATATAGCGTCTCGTGTCAACTCCCGAGTGTCGGAAGTGGATTTGCCTACTCCGTCATTGTCGGTCAAATACATTAATGGCAGCACTGCTCAATCACCTGAAAGCAAGACTGAAGGGTCTTTCGAGTTTGATAACCCCGACCTGGAATCTAACTGGAAAGAGAATAGCAAGCCTATAACCTCCAAGGGTTTCCTGAGCAAGATTGTAGAATGTTTCCACGGATTACCTGCACTTGCTACCAGGACATACAAAGATATCCCGCGAACCGGCTTCTATGCTGAGGCGAATGAAGCGCTGCGTGTGCTTGGTCATCAAAAGAGCGTGCAAAACTCTGAAGCTGTTAGACTTATCCACGGAATCCTGATCGATCTTGAATATGATCCTGCTGCGTTCGACCTGTTCAATCGCCGGATCGTCCTGGCTGATTTCGCTGAAACGGCAGCTGAAGGCATGCAATTGCCTGGAGGCTGGGATGCTGATACTGCTGACGCTGAGCTTAAACGAGTGGATGAAGCCATTAACGGGAACAGCAAGATTGAGGATGCGCTTTCGGTCAGACGTAGCGTGCTGGAGCAAGTCACACAGGGTTACATAGCCGCTAATAAAGCCGTTGGCTATGATCCGTCGAAAAACCTCAAGCGGCAGGACTACTTCCGGCATATGGTTCTCGACAAGATGAACCTGAAATACGCTGGAACGATGGGCACTGGTAAGCGCGTCGGAGTGAAGAAAGGCCGTGGGTTTCTCAAGGCTCGCAAAGGTAGCAACCTGGATATCAGTTATAACTATGTACAGTCGGAATGGGAAGTCCTTTCCCAGATGCTATACGAT belongs to Armatimonadota bacterium and includes:
- a CDS encoding strawberry notch-like NTP hydrolase domain-containing protein; the protein is MSLLSRAKARKQTASNDDGGLVKRARARAIQEKGGSSTNWQAVGNGSASHIYDPNERSMRIIANAETVHKNARSKKPSKFEQRLDQATEAKADKILGKDTRPLRVVETPTQTAVREAMPDVVPVPKSTLGESQKTQIGKIGDRLMQHPDEVDAKIAAANLDDESKQYLSQYIQGAQMLAEPSSRDVLIQGILGIPGLNLVPAVGKAGEAVIGTIEKGVSNPVARLAAKTGVRAVQGGIEGAVASEAASIPDAIEHPREWIKAQPQIVGGGALMGAAGHAILRPILESIENAPKKISDAKTRAILSDAVIKAEQGDNVASAERFNEGLNRIHEYKNLPEDQKTNVFGKIINRLGEMSKSREAVTKIPESAEPEANTAPEQVETGTPHVSPTLGIVEPTKVVGKDVIAKTERGTYVNIPADQFDGVPVHQQEVTPAPEPAAQEVPQSPTDRRINILSNWFNKLDEANADPAKFQEVSHEVRRVWDATNAKLQKYYDAEPALLEESTHYPEMTPEQQQAFKAKYDAFYENRNNMENMVEQMQAHPVVQKLQALDAEQAQQDAIKQAAEDVKEQNRQAYQFGAPSKSDVPVFSKNDSTGVIGKTRLKGYDWNEVADSLGMTKEQIGDIIQKNAPKIPAFDNRRYGNEVTGWRRPGEPTSDFMTVEEAKVLSRALGLKINTKGAEPTAPVATIKQTSAVTPESEVTNDTQNTERLQGGHSLGQEPEQAELEQVPSGETTPAGGMLQAPGQVKPIPGVEKHVDLANRLTTRLHEDKPIDWRELTSMADDTFGGTEAAGTYNARDKADALEAAVNAHIRENAPDIMSWPHEKAVTWLEHLQSKLPTQTANDRTETQVELQQFSTPPAEAFAAAKALGDINGKTALEPSAGTGNLANFLRIGGAKVTTNEYPGEGGNVRAGLLAAQNYPVTRQDAEILNALSPEKYDVVLMNPPFSATGGRVKAHKTAFGAKHVEAALDMLKPGGRLVAIVGRGMGDNTPTFHKWFDDMSKRYAYRANLLVDGSAYSKYGTTFDNRILVFDNTEPSGYKETDPQLFSDEPLSVQDVADRLKELGKNGPEVTETSSSESGSTPKEVAGSQPTAPKQSCIRNTEQKSLDGILLPGKSDLGESGVQGVAGSNGSGTVVSGRSGKQHISDVVERERPGKGNNGNHESTSGRGVSTEGSSGNVGGRSNGDVERSGDRTGTQPDVNVEEHVTRQTGGDNSVVENNDTFQTYKAEIGNGNPHPSKLVETGSMGGVKTPLVNLDDEKVNSYIHFPREIIKKGASRLSDTQLELVVLADFCHNQLLPDGSRRGFFIGDGTGVGKGRESAGIITNNWYAGHRRILWLSANHNELYDAGVRDLTAVAGKDTIPAKKISDFKAGTQIDFPEGVVVCSYSTFANKRTSPTRFTQILEWLEQGKGDPVIIFDEAHKAANAVTNNALQKSSHIGESVIDIQNKLPNARVTYMTATSADDITDLGYAVRLGLWGSDTAFKTFDQFSGTIDAGGIGAMELVAREMKQMGTYVSRVLAFEHPDGKPLSYGELVVKPTPEMIRQYNEAADTWSKALGFVQNLVKEKKLDSRETRTFMSQYWGVHQKFFKSMLTGFQVPTLIETIENAMREGKAPVISIDSTHEGETIEKVSEGLKAGQELEDIDFASSDSLFNLVKSGFPVQLTQPMTDPLTGKTENVPVWKKPDGSTAVDKYGKKEWEPVIDPEKIRLRKQLLGGLDSLSVPGNPLDMIIDYFGADNVAEISGRSQRLIRNRKTGALNLEHHSQTNRNQELKDFQEGKRKIAIYTRAGEQGIDLHAGRKMKNQKQRLHIVFDIGWQTKGTLQGFGRTHRSDEVIGPEILLMGVDIAGYKRFLSSLASKLSMLGALQRGDRSSAGAGELAKYDFNSREGMMAARAALASLPNDTLKKMGISDNPEKWPTSPTGLLKQFFNRMMVLPVNEQNDLYRAFEMSFVDQINAAKLAGTYDQTVQDIKAEKIKKVSEQVIRTDPTSGAQTKYYHLNATVKNKRVSFAECQREWRDLLANGQASWRVNTKGRVGMCYWLDVPVPGTTETQRKYLVRGPNGRSRVLSVKAYVENWSPVKQDKAEELWQKQLDEMPATRQEPYHIIAGLTLPIYDRLGNAKTIVRVPLDGGERIVGTMLTGDNVMQTLRELGVVTQADAGDPGSVYNGALSMNANDTIHLAGKLSLVQGIFRGSPGIEIKYNGGLVTDSATQSRLTDMGIVSVGVYDKRLFVPSADAMANLLDKYPVVELPKSISTDIASRVNSRVSEVDLPTPSLSVKYINGSTAQSPESKTEGSFEFDNPDLESNWKENSKPITSKGFLSKIVECFHGLPALATRTYKDIPRTGFYAEANEALRVLGHQKSVQNSEAVRLIHGILIDLEYDPAAFDLFNRRIVLADFAETAAEGMQLPGGWDADTADAELKRVDEAINGNSKIEDALSVRRSVLEQVTQGYIAANKAVGYDPSKNLKRQDYFRHMVLDKMNLKYAGTMGTGKRVGVKKGRGFLKARKGSNLDISYNYVQSEWEVLSQMLYDTQIAKALKRIQDNYDIKEDLKLEAAHRNVSAILPHFEDVAKELTESEDNTSGHKYTAEEAMRRMLNWKQSAAIDGLQKMALNDDLPAGRAGEYEDLLNELVDNYLHNRSIKSVMGEDWTPADRIELPEWAHNRLMQYMNYLLQEHGGEPGSGKAAMFFHGIREKKQYIKAALGDEYLDWRDLVSEVPAPGGQGYAIFQPDRGNVFYQTESSSEQLAGKIFEGVMELGDVPLDKLRNVLVLGGKRREWVLPEGITATLENLPRTRTDDPVLDFVAGKPLNLWKQYQLLNPERAIKYNLRNLSGDIEPVIMMNPGILKYVPQSARELYQMYRTSRLPQGTLKDWMDRGGEQGLLQAQEMGELNDLAIFSKLLNKNAGVLGIPKELFLKYWRTARLATDFRESLLRYAAYLEYLDEVNNGTLKNHGGSKRTEVEGLHDPRDKAYKLSNELLGAYDEISQLGRSIRKYVAPFWSWQEVNFGRTVRMFRNTLEDAPGAKARAGFTKAVFTALRLAKFGILASALWSILSAWNYLHFSKEEDELPDDIKSKPHLIFGRDAKTGDILYLSRLGAVNDFTEWFGADTAPSDIQAYLNGDKSIMEIFSDDAKKPVNKMAQAINPWVKTYTELSTKEKLYPDIFNPQSYKDRGEYLADSVSLGDEYRKLTGKPSRPTRENAERYFADVSDPEQSAYYDILGEKTGFLKKHGKGGDRGGNDNPKSTALWNYKRALRWGDIKSARKFYKQYFKLGGTDRGIEQSFKMNDPLYGLGSGKPQEYDPTAEVQAETKPDLRKAFIHSLNKAQRKKLKMAIRYYNNLQHTRSKIETRG